From a single Gemmatimonadota bacterium genomic region:
- a CDS encoding sigma-70 family RNA polymerase sigma factor produces the protein MNESAPDITRLVLEWREGDEAVLEQLMPLVYRDLHALAQRYLQNEKSGHTLQATALVSELYLRVAGSDVAWEGRGHFFAVAARTMRRILVDHARKRSREKRGGGQVGVTLHEDLAADARPDTFLDLDAALQRLSELDERKAKAIELLYFGGLGYEEIAKVLDVSPATVHRDLRMARAWLYREIHGAEG, from the coding sequence ATGAACGAGTCCGCGCCCGACATCACCCGCCTCGTGCTCGAGTGGCGTGAGGGAGACGAAGCCGTGCTCGAGCAGCTGATGCCGCTCGTGTACCGGGATCTGCATGCCCTCGCTCAGCGCTACCTGCAAAACGAGAAATCTGGACACACGCTGCAGGCCACGGCCCTCGTCAGCGAGCTCTATCTCAGAGTTGCGGGCTCCGACGTCGCCTGGGAAGGGCGCGGCCACTTCTTTGCCGTGGCCGCCCGCACCATGCGGCGGATTCTGGTGGACCACGCCCGCAAGCGATCGCGGGAGAAGCGCGGCGGGGGGCAGGTCGGCGTCACGCTGCACGAGGATCTGGCAGCGGACGCACGGCCCGACACGTTCCTGGACCTCGACGCCGCTCTTCAGCGCTTGAGCGAACTGGACGAGCGCAAGGCAAAGGCGATCGAGCTGCTCTACTTCGGCGGTCTGGGCTACGAGGAGATCGCCAAGGTCCTCGACGTGTCTCCCGCCACCGTGCACCGCGATCTCCGCATGGCGCGCGCCTGGCTCTACCGTGAAATCCACGGGGCCGAGGGCTAG
- a CDS encoding CusA/CzcA family heavy metal efflux RND transporter produces the protein MIDRIVDWSLANRFLVLLGAVALALGGLRAMMTTPLDAIPDLSDVQVIVQTDFREQAPQIVEDQITYPIASEMLKVPGARVVRGFSFFGLSLVYVIFEDGTDVYWARSRVLEYLSAIRRQLPSGVEPALGPDATGVGWIFQYVLESDRHDLQQLRALQDWFIRYQLTAVPGVSEVASVGGFEKQYQVEVNPERLRAFGIPVTRVAQAIGAHNVDIGARVLEMGGREYMIRGLGYLGDVDAIRDVAVGATESGTPIRVADVARVQAGPAPRRGAADLDGKGETVSGIVVMRFGADAYETIAAVKARLSEIEAGLPDGVRLSVAYDRSDLIRRAIRTLQEKLVEESLIVALIAVLFLLHLRSAFVAILTLPLGILASFLVMRWIGVGANIMSLGGIAIAIGAMVDAAIVMIENMHKHLERAGDPSDRWQIVRESCREVAGPLFFSLLVITFSFLPVFVLEQQEGRLFRPLAFTKTFAMAGAALLSITLVPVLMGYLVRGRIRPERSNPVNRVLRRAYEPVIRITTRRPWWVVLGALALVALSVLPWRRLGSEFMPMLHEGSVLFMPTTVPGVSIAQAREILQHQDSILASVPEVERVLGKVGRANSATDPAPLEMFETTITLRPESEWRPGMTYDRLVAEMDEKVRLPGVTNAWTMPIKGRIDMLATGVRTPVGIKVFGPDLQELERLGRRIEEVVARVPGTRSAFAERGVSGYYVDIDVHRPDAARFGLNVGDIHDAVVSTIGGVDAAYTVEGRERYAVNVRYPRELRDDVEKLRQVLIPAGGAQIPLGQVAGVDVVQGPMAIKTENAFPVATVFVDIGERDVGRYVRDAQAAVSREVTLPAGYTVVWSGQYEFMQRVTEKMRIVVPITLAIIFLLLYLSFRNAAKVGIVMVAVPLSLVGGVWFLWMLGYNTSVAVWIGFIALAGVAAETGVVMLIYLDEAYRRHREEGRMASEADLAEAVREGAVERLRPKMMTVTAIIAGLLPILWSHGTGADVMKRIAAPMVGGMVSATLQTLVVIPALYLIWRRRQLRGRSL, from the coding sequence ATGATTGACCGTATCGTGGACTGGTCCTTGGCGAACCGCTTCCTCGTGCTGCTCGGAGCGGTCGCTCTGGCGCTGGGTGGCCTCCGAGCCATGATGACGACTCCGCTCGACGCCATCCCCGACCTGTCCGATGTGCAGGTGATCGTGCAGACGGACTTCCGGGAGCAAGCGCCCCAGATCGTCGAAGATCAGATCACCTATCCCATCGCCAGCGAGATGCTCAAGGTCCCGGGCGCGCGCGTGGTGCGGGGCTTCTCCTTCTTCGGCCTCTCCCTGGTCTACGTCATCTTCGAGGACGGGACCGACGTGTATTGGGCCCGCTCGCGCGTGCTGGAGTATCTCAGCGCCATCCGTCGCCAGCTGCCGAGTGGGGTCGAGCCGGCGTTGGGCCCCGACGCCACGGGCGTCGGCTGGATCTTCCAGTACGTCCTCGAGTCGGATCGGCATGACCTGCAGCAGTTGCGAGCCCTCCAGGACTGGTTCATCCGCTATCAACTCACGGCCGTCCCTGGTGTGTCAGAAGTGGCCAGCGTGGGGGGATTCGAGAAACAATACCAGGTGGAGGTGAACCCCGAGCGTCTGCGCGCCTTCGGGATTCCAGTGACACGCGTCGCCCAGGCAATCGGGGCGCACAACGTGGATATCGGTGCGCGCGTGCTGGAGATGGGTGGGCGCGAATACATGATCCGCGGCCTGGGCTATCTGGGAGACGTCGACGCCATCCGTGACGTCGCCGTGGGGGCCACAGAAAGCGGGACGCCCATCCGTGTGGCGGACGTGGCTCGCGTGCAGGCAGGACCTGCCCCGCGGCGGGGGGCCGCCGATCTGGACGGCAAGGGCGAGACCGTGTCCGGCATCGTGGTGATGCGGTTCGGTGCCGACGCCTACGAGACCATCGCCGCCGTGAAGGCGCGGCTCAGCGAGATCGAGGCCGGACTCCCGGACGGTGTGCGCCTGAGTGTGGCCTATGACCGCAGCGATCTCATCCGGCGCGCCATCCGTACGTTGCAGGAGAAGCTGGTGGAGGAATCGCTGATCGTGGCGCTGATCGCGGTGCTCTTCCTGCTTCACCTGCGCTCGGCGTTCGTGGCCATCCTGACCTTGCCGCTCGGCATCCTGGCGTCATTCCTGGTGATGCGCTGGATCGGCGTGGGGGCCAACATCATGAGCCTGGGCGGCATCGCCATCGCGATCGGGGCGATGGTCGACGCGGCCATCGTGATGATCGAGAACATGCACAAGCACCTGGAACGAGCCGGCGACCCGTCCGACCGCTGGCAGATCGTGCGGGAGAGTTGCCGGGAGGTCGCAGGCCCGCTGTTCTTCTCGCTCCTGGTCATCACGTTCTCGTTTCTGCCCGTGTTCGTGCTGGAGCAGCAGGAGGGTCGCCTGTTCCGGCCCCTGGCCTTCACCAAGACCTTCGCGATGGCGGGGGCGGCCCTGCTCTCGATCACGCTGGTGCCGGTGCTGATGGGCTACCTGGTGCGAGGGCGAATTCGCCCCGAGCGCTCCAATCCTGTCAACCGGGTGCTCCGGCGCGCCTACGAGCCCGTGATTCGGATCACGACCCGCCGCCCCTGGTGGGTCGTGCTGGGCGCGTTGGCGCTGGTGGCTCTGAGCGTACTGCCCTGGCGGCGCTTGGGAAGCGAGTTCATGCCCATGTTGCACGAGGGCTCGGTGCTCTTCATGCCCACCACGGTTCCGGGCGTGTCCATCGCGCAGGCGCGCGAGATCCTGCAGCACCAGGACTCCATACTCGCTAGCGTCCCGGAGGTCGAGCGCGTGTTGGGGAAGGTCGGTCGGGCCAACTCGGCGACGGACCCGGCACCCCTGGAGATGTTCGAGACGACCATCACACTGCGCCCCGAATCCGAGTGGCGTCCAGGAATGACCTACGATCGCCTCGTCGCGGAGATGGACGAGAAGGTTCGTTTGCCCGGGGTGACCAACGCCTGGACCATGCCGATCAAGGGCCGGATCGACATGCTGGCCACTGGTGTGCGGACACCGGTGGGGATCAAGGTCTTCGGTCCCGACCTGCAAGAGCTCGAGCGGCTCGGACGGCGGATCGAGGAGGTGGTGGCGCGGGTGCCCGGCACGCGTAGCGCATTCGCCGAGCGCGGAGTCTCCGGCTACTACGTCGACATCGACGTGCACCGACCCGACGCGGCACGTTTCGGCCTGAACGTGGGCGATATCCACGACGCGGTCGTGTCGACCATCGGCGGCGTAGATGCTGCGTATACCGTCGAAGGGCGCGAGCGGTACGCCGTCAACGTGCGCTACCCGCGTGAGCTGCGGGACGACGTGGAGAAGCTTCGTCAGGTCCTGATTCCCGCTGGGGGTGCGCAGATCCCTCTCGGGCAGGTAGCGGGAGTGGACGTGGTCCAGGGTCCCATGGCCATCAAGACGGAGAACGCGTTCCCGGTCGCGACGGTGTTCGTGGACATCGGCGAGCGAGACGTGGGGCGCTACGTACGGGATGCCCAAGCAGCGGTCAGTCGCGAGGTCACGCTACCCGCCGGGTACACGGTGGTGTGGAGCGGCCAGTACGAGTTCATGCAACGCGTCACCGAGAAGATGCGCATCGTGGTGCCCATCACCCTGGCGATCATCTTCCTTCTGCTCTACTTGAGCTTCCGCAACGCCGCCAAGGTGGGGATCGTCATGGTGGCCGTGCCTCTCTCTCTGGTTGGCGGCGTGTGGTTCCTGTGGATGCTCGGATACAACACGTCCGTCGCCGTGTGGATCGGCTTCATCGCACTCGCCGGGGTCGCCGCCGAGACCGGTGTCGTGATGCTCATCTACCTGGATGAGGCCTACCGTCGACATCGGGAGGAAGGACGGATGGCGTCGGAGGCGGATCTGGCGGAAGCGGTGCGCGAAGGAGCGGTCGAGCGCCTCCGGCCCAAGATGATGACCGTGACCGCCATCATAGCGGGGCTGCTGCCCATCCTGTGGAGTCACGGCACGGGGGCGGATGTGATGAAGCGGATCGCGGCGCCGATGGTCGGAGGCATGGTGAGCGCCACCCTACAGACGCTGGTGGTCATTCCGGCGCTCTACCTGATCTGGCGTCGTCGACAACTCCGAGGGCGCAGTCTGTGA
- a CDS encoding DCC1-like thiol-disulfide oxidoreductase family protein: MTGAPPQGGPILLFDGLCGFCDGTVRFVLARDRSGSVRFAPLQGTFAASVLERHPELRDVDSLVLVESSANGQEERVWVRSEGAIRLALHLGGVWRLAGLLRVLPRGLRDRLYDGFARNRYRWFTRYESCRVPDAAVRPRFLD; this comes from the coding sequence GTGACCGGGGCGCCGCCGCAGGGTGGCCCGATCCTGCTGTTCGATGGGCTCTGCGGGTTCTGCGATGGCACGGTCCGGTTCGTGTTGGCGCGCGACCGGAGCGGCTCGGTCCGCTTTGCGCCGTTGCAGGGGACCTTTGCAGCGTCCGTCCTCGAGAGGCACCCCGAGCTCCGCGACGTCGATTCATTGGTGTTGGTGGAGTCTTCCGCCAATGGGCAGGAGGAGCGCGTCTGGGTGCGCAGTGAGGGGGCCATTCGCCTGGCCCTTCATCTCGGTGGCGTATGGCGGCTCGCTGGGCTGCTCCGCGTCCTTCCCCGCGGACTGCGCGACCGGCTCTACGACGGGTTCGCCCGCAACCGGTACCGGTGGTTCACGCGCTACGAATCCTGTCGCGTGCCGGATGCGGCCGTGCGCCCACGATTCCTGGACTAG
- a CDS encoding amidohydrolase family protein gives MLIDCHVHLNNYTENPGRPTRENAQELFEEMARHGIDHAVVLTSYKTNVDRPSVEEVVEALAADPRTTVVEGLQWRHEQRTDLFHMEERIRDGIVKGIKLYPGYDKYPINDPSLEAVFRLAAKYDVPVMIHCGDTYARDAKVRMAHPLLVDDVAVDYPDVRFVICHLGNPWFQDTAEVLYKNDNVYADISGLTLGNFTYEFERYLVQRVKDMILYMGDPGKQLMYGSDWPLVGMGPYVKFLDTLELPDSAVENVKWRTAAGLFRIDMPPGTEGS, from the coding sequence ATGCTGATCGACTGCCACGTCCACCTGAACAACTACACCGAGAATCCGGGTCGCCCTACACGGGAGAACGCCCAGGAGTTGTTCGAGGAGATGGCTCGCCATGGCATCGACCACGCCGTGGTCCTGACGTCCTACAAGACCAACGTGGACCGCCCCAGCGTCGAGGAGGTGGTCGAGGCTCTGGCGGCGGACCCGCGCACCACCGTGGTGGAGGGGCTGCAGTGGCGCCACGAGCAGCGCACGGACCTCTTTCACATGGAGGAGCGAATCCGGGACGGGATCGTCAAGGGCATCAAGCTCTACCCCGGGTACGACAAGTATCCCATCAACGATCCGTCACTGGAGGCCGTGTTTCGACTGGCGGCGAAGTACGATGTGCCGGTCATGATCCACTGCGGCGACACGTATGCGCGCGACGCCAAGGTACGCATGGCGCATCCGCTCCTGGTCGACGACGTCGCAGTGGACTACCCCGACGTGCGGTTCGTGATCTGTCACCTGGGGAATCCGTGGTTTCAGGACACGGCGGAGGTGCTCTACAAGAACGACAACGTATACGCGGACATCTCCGGACTCACGCTCGGGAACTTCACGTACGAGTTTGAGCGCTACCTGGTACAACGGGTCAAAGACATGATTCTGTACATGGGCGACCCCGGCAAGCAGCTCATGTATGGAAGCGACTGGCCGTTGGTCGGCATGGGGCCGTACGTGAAGTTCCTCGACACCCTCGAGCTTCCCGACTCGGCCGTCGAGAACGTGAAGTGGCGGACCGCGGCGGGACTGTTCCGCATCGATATGCCCCCTGGGACGGAAGGGTCGTGA
- a CDS encoding GNAT family N-acetyltransferase — protein sequence MVIKDSGTSAQGIDLKDFERRIRLRPLAIDDFGALIEMQKRCFPGMQTWGQDQIESQLRIFPEGQLCIEYKGRLVASASSLVLDFDMYEEWHDWRLVSDAGYIRNHDPEGDTLYGIEIMVDPEFRGMRLARRLYDARKALARRLNLARIIIGGRIPGYGQYADQMSASEYAEQVTQRGLYDPVLTTQVANGFDIKALIPDYFPSDTASRGYATHLEWTNLEHVPEQQGRLQRVSLVRIGTVQYQMRHIDTWDEFCMQSEYFLDTASDNQCDFLLFPELFTTQLLSLEGRMRPSEAARRLADRTSQYLDFFSRMAIKYNMNVIAGSQFTVEDGHLYNVAYLFRRDGTIEKQYKTHVTPAERRWWGVEPGPGLHVFDTDRGRIAILICYDVEFPETARIVASQGAQIIFVPFNTDDRAGYLRVRYCAQARAVENDVYVVLSGCTGNLPFVHNADVHYAQSGIFTPLDFSFARDGIAGECTPNIETLVVHDVDLELLRRHRHTGTVQPWKDRRPDLYGVIWKDGGAERRF from the coding sequence ATGGTCATCAAGGACTCCGGCACGAGCGCGCAGGGTATCGATCTCAAGGACTTCGAGCGCAGGATCCGCCTTCGTCCCCTGGCGATCGACGATTTCGGCGCGTTGATCGAGATGCAGAAGCGCTGTTTCCCGGGGATGCAGACCTGGGGGCAGGACCAGATCGAGAGCCAGCTCCGCATCTTCCCCGAGGGACAGCTCTGCATCGAATACAAGGGTCGCCTCGTGGCTTCGGCGTCATCCCTGGTCCTCGACTTCGACATGTACGAGGAATGGCACGATTGGCGACTGGTGTCGGACGCCGGCTACATCCGCAACCATGACCCGGAGGGTGATACCCTCTACGGAATCGAGATCATGGTCGATCCCGAGTTCCGCGGCATGCGCCTGGCCCGCCGCCTCTACGACGCGCGCAAGGCATTGGCTCGGAGACTCAACCTCGCCCGCATCATCATCGGCGGCCGTATCCCCGGGTACGGACAGTACGCTGATCAGATGAGCGCGAGTGAGTATGCGGAACAGGTCACGCAACGGGGTCTGTACGACCCGGTGTTGACGACCCAGGTCGCCAACGGCTTCGATATCAAGGCCCTGATCCCGGACTACTTTCCGTCGGATACTGCATCGCGCGGATACGCCACCCATCTCGAGTGGACCAATCTCGAGCACGTCCCTGAACAGCAAGGCCGCCTTCAGCGCGTCTCGCTGGTCCGCATCGGAACCGTCCAGTACCAGATGCGGCACATCGATACCTGGGACGAGTTCTGCATGCAGTCCGAGTACTTCCTGGACACGGCCTCGGACAACCAGTGCGATTTCCTGCTGTTCCCCGAGCTGTTCACGACTCAGCTTCTTTCGCTGGAGGGGCGCATGCGCCCCAGCGAGGCGGCCCGGCGGCTGGCCGACCGCACCTCCCAATACCTGGACTTCTTTTCCCGCATGGCGATCAAGTACAACATGAACGTCATTGCGGGCTCCCAGTTCACCGTCGAGGACGGCCACCTCTACAACGTCGCGTACCTCTTCCGGCGGGATGGCACCATCGAGAAGCAGTACAAGACCCACGTCACCCCGGCCGAGCGCCGCTGGTGGGGGGTCGAGCCCGGTCCGGGGCTCCACGTCTTCGATACGGACCGCGGCCGCATCGCCATCCTCATCTGCTACGACGTCGAGTTCCCCGAGACCGCCCGCATCGTGGCCAGCCAGGGCGCCCAGATCATCTTCGTGCCCTTCAACACGGATGACCGAGCCGGCTACCTGCGCGTGCGCTACTGCGCCCAGGCGCGCGCCGTCGAAAACGACGTCTACGTGGTCCTCTCCGGCTGCACGGGCAACCTGCCTTTCGTGCACAACGCGGACGTGCATTACGCGCAGAGCGGGATCTTCACACCTCTGGACTTCTCGTTCGCACGCGACGGCATCGCAGGGGAGTGCACGCCGAACATCGAGACGCTGGTGGTCCACGATGTCGACCTGGAGCTGCTACGCCGGCACCGGCATACAGGAACGGTCCAGCCCTGGAAGGACCGGCGCCCCGATCTCTACGGCGTCATCTGGAAGGACGGGGGCGCCGAGCGGCGTTTCTGA
- a CDS encoding efflux RND transporter periplasmic adaptor subunit, with protein sequence MSKRTWSVVALLVLLACRGEEPSEQTADPMASMGEMDHSQHGGGAPDVRQAVHLTPDQERALGVSYLTVARQDLTRTIRTVGRIEARESGWEDVTPKVAGFVERLWVATTGEPVRRGQPLLGLYSPELVTAQEELLTARRLRDRVGTSASEAAAQAQALVDAARRRLLYWDISEAQIQALEETGAVTKTLALVAPVDGVVLEKPVIEGQRVEPGQLLYRVADLSEVWVEGEVFERDLQLVREGMQAHIEVSAYPGEHRMGNVSFVYPTVDAIARTNAVRVTLPNRDLRLKPGMFATVFFDASLGDDQIVVPVSAVIVTGERSLVFVHEASGMLTPREVVLGAQADPLVQVLSGLTEGEEIVSSANFLIDAESRLGATGGSMPGMQHGADPAPMAPAADTGHTHD encoded by the coding sequence ATGAGCAAGAGAACCTGGTCCGTCGTGGCGCTGCTCGTGCTGCTCGCGTGCCGTGGCGAGGAGCCGTCGGAGCAGACAGCAGACCCGATGGCGTCCATGGGAGAGATGGACCATTCCCAGCACGGGGGAGGTGCGCCCGATGTGCGGCAGGCGGTGCATCTCACGCCCGACCAGGAACGCGCCCTGGGCGTCTCCTACCTGACCGTCGCACGACAGGATCTGACTCGCACGATTCGCACGGTGGGACGCATCGAGGCGCGCGAGTCGGGGTGGGAGGACGTGACCCCCAAGGTGGCTGGTTTTGTCGAGCGGCTGTGGGTAGCCACGACGGGCGAGCCGGTGCGTCGAGGTCAGCCGCTCCTCGGTCTCTACAGCCCCGAGCTGGTTACAGCCCAAGAAGAGCTGCTCACCGCCCGGCGCTTGCGAGATCGAGTGGGCACTTCCGCTTCCGAAGCCGCGGCCCAAGCGCAGGCGCTCGTGGACGCGGCCCGCCGCCGACTGCTCTACTGGGACATCAGCGAGGCGCAGATCCAGGCGCTCGAAGAGACCGGAGCCGTGACGAAGACGCTCGCCTTGGTAGCGCCCGTCGACGGAGTCGTGCTGGAGAAACCCGTGATCGAAGGTCAACGGGTCGAGCCGGGGCAGCTGCTCTATCGAGTCGCGGATCTGTCCGAGGTCTGGGTGGAGGGGGAGGTCTTCGAGCGGGACCTGCAGCTCGTAAGGGAGGGCATGCAGGCGCACATCGAGGTCTCGGCGTATCCGGGCGAGCACCGGATGGGGAACGTGAGCTTCGTCTATCCGACGGTCGATGCCATCGCGCGCACCAACGCAGTCCGGGTGACGCTGCCGAACCGGGATCTCCGGCTCAAGCCGGGGATGTTCGCCACGGTCTTCTTCGACGCGAGCCTGGGGGACGATCAGATCGTGGTACCGGTCAGCGCGGTCATCGTCACGGGGGAACGGAGCCTCGTCTTCGTCCACGAAGCGTCGGGCATGCTGACGCCGAGGGAGGTCGTGCTCGGCGCTCAGGCCGATCCCTTGGTTCAGGTGTTGTCAGGACTCACCGAGGGAGAGGAAATCGTGAGCTCCGCGAACTTCCTCATCGACGCGGAATCGCGGCTGGGGGCGACGGGCGGGAGCATGCCGGGGATGCAGCACGGGGCGGACCCCGCTCCGATGGCTCCAGCGGCCGATACGGGACACACACATGATTGA
- a CDS encoding TolC family protein, with translation MPTAVVLAGRAVLAGVCCVLWIPGSAHSADRGLRSGREDAPGARVGADTLRLAEVIEESLASNPTLDAQRSRASAEAERTSSAAALPEPVLSFGFMNRSLSDLGSSEPMTMNQVELMQRVPWFGVRAAQREGAAARADAARWDVDEWAAVLRAQATEAYVRIGWIDRAIEVERRTEGRLRDLLEVAQSRYGVGEGTQRDVLQAQVAIARKTADLEMLSQQRVAAVARLNALRGREHHSPIDAVEFPEPRGVLPDGDTLFARARSWRPALQGARARAGAAEATRTLAQRAWLPEWTVRLGYGQRPHFGDMASLMVGAALPVWPSQRQRPLQREAEALVEVERARERALDADTYARIIELRAEAERAASLERLYGGSVLPQAEAAVESSLAAYRVGRVDYDTLLDDQISASTAELERLRQIVEYWIAVAGIEAIAGPLGGESR, from the coding sequence GTGCCTACTGCTGTTGTCTTGGCCGGTCGCGCCGTGTTGGCCGGCGTGTGTTGCGTTCTGTGGATCCCCGGATCCGCGCACTCCGCTGACCGGGGACTGCGGAGCGGGAGAGAGGACGCCCCCGGGGCGCGAGTCGGCGCGGACACGCTGCGGCTGGCCGAGGTGATCGAGGAGTCGCTCGCCTCCAATCCGACGCTGGATGCGCAGCGTTCACGGGCCTCCGCGGAGGCAGAACGCACTTCCTCGGCCGCTGCTCTCCCTGAGCCCGTGCTCTCGTTCGGGTTCATGAATCGTAGCCTGAGCGACCTGGGCAGCTCGGAACCCATGACCATGAACCAGGTGGAACTGATGCAGCGCGTGCCCTGGTTCGGAGTGCGCGCTGCGCAACGGGAAGGCGCTGCCGCACGGGCGGACGCGGCTCGCTGGGACGTCGACGAGTGGGCGGCGGTCCTACGCGCACAGGCCACCGAGGCATACGTCCGGATCGGGTGGATCGATCGCGCGATCGAGGTGGAGCGACGCACGGAAGGGCGGCTTCGGGACCTGCTCGAGGTAGCGCAGTCGCGCTACGGGGTGGGCGAGGGCACGCAGCGGGACGTTCTGCAGGCTCAGGTGGCGATTGCGCGCAAGACCGCCGATCTGGAGATGCTGTCACAGCAGCGCGTCGCCGCCGTCGCCCGCTTGAACGCGCTCCGGGGGCGGGAGCACCACAGCCCGATCGACGCGGTGGAGTTCCCCGAACCGCGCGGCGTGCTTCCCGACGGAGACACGCTGTTCGCCAGGGCGCGGTCGTGGCGTCCGGCACTACAGGGGGCTCGCGCCCGAGCCGGTGCCGCCGAGGCGACCCGGACGCTGGCCCAGCGCGCCTGGCTGCCGGAGTGGACGGTACGCTTGGGCTACGGCCAGCGACCGCACTTCGGGGACATGGCGTCCCTCATGGTCGGGGCTGCCCTGCCGGTGTGGCCCTCGCAACGCCAGCGACCGCTGCAGCGTGAGGCCGAGGCGCTCGTAGAGGTGGAGCGTGCCCGAGAACGCGCCCTGGATGCAGATACCTACGCACGGATCATCGAGCTGCGCGCAGAAGCGGAGCGCGCCGCCAGCCTGGAGCGCCTGTATGGCGGCTCCGTGCTCCCGCAAGCCGAAGCAGCGGTGGAGTCGTCACTGGCCGCCTACCGGGTCGGGCGCGTGGACTACGACACCCTTCTGGACGACCAGATCTCCGCGAGCACCGCGGAACTGGAGCGTCTCCGTCAAATCGTCGAGTACTGGATCGCTGTGGCCGGAATCGAGGCCATCGCGGGACCGTTGGGAGGAGAATCGCGATGA